Proteins encoded by one window of Candidatus Paceibacterota bacterium:
- a CDS encoding response regulator, protein MAKNNKKILVVEDEATLQKALNDVLVGEGFDVVSALDGEKGFQLAKEEKPDIILLDIILPKMDGFEVLTNLKATEETKEIPVIILTNLSDLENIQKALDLGANTYLVKADFHLDDVLKKVKATLKM, encoded by the coding sequence ATGGCAAAGAATAATAAAAAAATACTTGTAGTTGAAGATGAGGCGACACTTCAGAAAGCGCTCAATGACGTTCTTGTCGGAGAGGGGTTTGATGTTGTGAGCGCGCTTGATGGAGAAAAAGGTTTTCAATTGGCAAAGGAGGAAAAGCCCGACATAATATTGCTCGATATAATTCTTCCCAAGATGGATGGTTTTGAAGTTCTTACCAATCTGAAAGCTACGGAAGAAACAAAAGAAATACCCGTGATAATTCTGACCAATCTCAGCGATCTTGAGAACATCCAGAAAGCTCTTGATCTTGGGGCGAATACATATCTCGTGAAGGCTGATTTCCATCTTGATGATGTGCTGAAGAAAGTTAAAGCGACGTTGAAGATGTAG
- a CDS encoding HAMP domain-containing sensor histidine kinase: MIGGFKNTFGFQNCKEYNLGLWQCPTFLFVVMGIVNMCAMVGVYILVSNNYNSPEIMVGSVSGVSMLIFILGSSVITGVEQIAKANYAKSEFVSIASHQLKAPLSGMRWATDVLLSKKVGEITGKQEEYLKDIQENTSRMIRLVNDLLDVSRIDSGRMNMKTEQVSLCEIIEGVIRELGSFALANNVQIIFKPMSKACLINTNPVRIKMVIQNFIDNAIKYTGNKRGVVEIILRNEGKQIYCAVKDNGIGIPAEERKHIFDKFFRGSGIAKTQTIGTGLGLYIAKAAIESSGGKIGFDTKDGKGTTFWFTYPVCAKCEDIKNSIK; encoded by the coding sequence ATGATCGGAGGCTTCAAAAACACATTTGGTTTTCAAAATTGCAAGGAATATAACTTGGGACTTTGGCAGTGCCCAACTTTTTTATTTGTCGTAATGGGCATAGTCAACATGTGCGCAATGGTTGGAGTGTATATTCTTGTCAGCAACAACTATAATTCTCCGGAAATCATGGTGGGAAGCGTGAGCGGAGTGAGCATGCTGATATTCATACTTGGATCGTCGGTGATTACCGGGGTGGAGCAGATAGCAAAGGCGAATTATGCCAAGTCGGAATTCGTTTCGATCGCTTCGCACCAGCTCAAGGCGCCTCTTTCCGGCATGAGGTGGGCGACTGACGTGCTCCTCAGCAAGAAAGTTGGAGAAATAACCGGGAAGCAGGAGGAATATCTGAAGGACATTCAGGAGAATACATCGAGGATGATCAGGCTGGTGAACGATCTTTTGGATGTTTCCAGGATAGATTCAGGAAGAATGAATATGAAAACCGAGCAGGTAAGTCTATGTGAGATTATCGAGGGGGTCATAAGAGAACTGGGTTCATTCGCTCTCGCGAACAATGTCCAGATTATATTCAAGCCGATGTCAAAGGCTTGTCTGATCAATACGAATCCTGTCCGTATCAAGATGGTTATACAGAATTTTATCGACAATGCCATAAAGTATACAGGGAACAAGAGGGGTGTTGTCGAGATCATATTGAGAAACGAAGGAAAACAGATCTATTGCGCAGTAAAGGATAATGGAATAGGAATTCCGGCCGAGGAAAGAAAGCACATTTTCGACAAATTCTTCCGAGGAAGCGGAATTGCGAAGACACAGACCATCGGGACGGGTCTTGGGCTATATATCGCAAAAGCGGCCATAGAAAGTTCCGGAGGGAAGATTGGATTTGATACGAAAGACGGCAAAGGAACCACATTTTGGTTTACGTATCCGGTGTGCGCGAAATGCGAGGATATCAAAAATAGTATCAAGTAG